The genomic segment CGATCTCAAAGGCTGGGATAGCCATGCCGCCAAGCTGTATGGCATCAATGCGATTCCAGCAAGTTTCCTCCTCGACCCTGAGGGCAGGATCATCGCACGCAACCTGCGGGGCAAGGGACTGGAAGATCAGCTGCGGACGATTTTCGCCAAGGCGACTTATTAACTGTAATTAGCGGTAGGCTATAGGCTCCAGCTTGCGGATTCCTTCGGTCTCTATCTGAACCAGCGCCGGCGTAATGATCTGCTTTCCCGATGTTGGCAACAATGTTTTGCCTTCAAATTGCCATTGCCTGTTTTTGGCCAGCAAAAAGTCCAGCCGCTGTCGGCTGTTGAGGCCGCTGAGCGTGTAGTAGTTATTATGCTCGCCTTCCTTGCCGTTGATCTGGCGGAAGCTGCCTTTAATCTGGACACCCTGCTGTTGCTCGTACTGCCGGATGAAAGAGGCATCAGCTGCCTCCAGTACGCGCCGCTCGTCTTTGGGACAACAGACAGATCCATAGCTTTCGGTGCGATAGACCAGTATTTTATCTTTCGGAATCTTTGGTGCAGCGTAGTGCAGCTGCGGCTGCCCTTCGCCCGTCAGGTGATAGCGGTCCACGGTGGCCTTCCCGTCCTCGCGCTTGACGTAGTAGTAATAATTGCTGACAGCAGGCTCCAGTGTGATGCCCTGCTTTTCCGCATCCTTGGCGACCTGTTCATAGGCTTCGTAGTCGGGCATCACCAGAATGAACTCCCTGAGCTGGGGATAGAACCCTTCCGCATTTTCAAACAGCTCGCGTGGCAGCCTCGCGGCAACAAAAAACACCGCCATGCTATCGGGATGGAAATCGACGGCGCGGTCAATCAGGTAGGTACCGTCTTTTTCTGTACAATCGGAATCTTCTATCATCACCGCCTCATGGTATACCGGTTTCAGCCAGGCCGGACGCGGCTTATTCTCGATGGCGGCGGACTGCTGTGCCGGTGTATCCGCACAGGTTCTGACTAATGTCAGGATCAGAACTGCAGCGCAATAAATAAGTTTAAACATATGCAATCGTCTTATACTATGTATCCAATCTGTAAATATACTCCTCGATTTCGGATTGTCGGGCATTCGCATAGCCCTTGTCGTTGCCTATTTTGACAAAGCCACAATGTTCCAGCACCTTTTGCGAAGCCCGGTTATCGAAGGCAACCCGTCCAAAAATAGGCCGCACCTTCTCCAGCGCCAAAAGTGTACGCAATGCTTGTGTCGCTATACCACGTCCCCAGAACCTGCGGTCAATCCAATAGGTGATCTCATGGTCGCCTTCCATGACAAACTTTGCGATACTGCCAGCAATCGTTCCGTCAATAAGAATAGTCTGATTATTTACGCTGGGTTCGTTGAGCAGACGGCTGTACTTAGCCAGATAGGCAGCCTTGTCCGCCGGATCAGCCGAAGTAAAAGCAGCCAGGTAATTGGATTCTTTGTCGAGCTGGAATGTAAAGAGCGTCTCAAGGTCCTCAACTGTGGTCGGCCTCAGTGCGAGCCGGAACGATGCGTTGTTCATGATCGTGATTTAGTAGGTTTGTGTCCCAAAGATAGACAAAATGTGACCTTGATAGGCAATGACAACACAAAAAAAGGCTTTTCCTGCGGAAAAACCTTTTTTGTTTCATACGGCAGCTATCGCCCGGATAACCTTATTTCATTTTTTCCTTTACACTTTTACAGTGGTCGAGATGGCTGCGCAAGGTCGGCAACGTTTTGTCGACAAAAGCTTTCAATTCAGCATCTGCGAGGTTTTTACTGGCATCCTCAAACAGTTTGATATCTTTCTCGTGATCTTTTATCATCTCATCGATATAAGCTTTGTCAAAGTCAGCTCCCGATTTTTTCGAAAGATCGTCTTTGACTTTCTGCTGTTCGCTGCTTACCGCGGCGGGCAGTGTGATGTTTTTGGACTGCGCAAGCGTTTTGAGCTCGTCGTTGGCTTTGGAATGATCTTTTACCATCATCTCACCAAAGGCTTTGACGTCGGCGTGTTGCGCTTTCTGCTGTGCCAGTTCACCTAACTCCACTTCGGCCATGCCGCCGTTTGCGGCCTCGGTCACAAATTTGGCATCGGATTCATTAACAGCCACCGGTGTGCCTGCTACTGGATTGTCGGCGATCTGATCAGGTGCCTTAGATTCGTTGATACTGTCTGCAGTATCTTTACTGTCTTTGGATGCTCCGCCACCACAGCTCTGCATCGCAAAAAGTGATAAGGCAATCGTCAGGGTCAAAAATGTTCTTTTCATTGCTTTGTGAGTTTAGTTTGTAATCTGAACAGCAGTCGGCGTCTGATCGTTCAAAAAAACTTAGATAATATGCCGGACGGGCCGAAACAAGGCAGCCGATCCATGGTCATCCTGTTCAGATCTGCTCAGCATGTCCGCCGAAAAATCCGAGCATGGTTTCCAGTGCCGTTGAGGAATGCATTCTTTCACCATTATCCAGAGACTCTTGAGTAGCGGCTGCCGCACGGCGTCGCATCCTGTCTTCGTAGGCCGCAATGGCATCTTTCAATGTCGCATACCGCGGGTCGCTAAGATGCTCGCTCAGCTCCAGCGCATCGAGCATGGCCATGTTGGCACCTTCTCCTGCAAAGGGAGGCATCACATGTGCCGCATCACCGATCAATGTGAGGCTTGGACTGGTTTCCCAATGCTGATCAAGTGGCATATAGTAAATTGGCCGGGGAATAAACGGAACGTCAGCATGAGCAAACAGTTCCTGCCACAACGGGTTCCAGCCTACGTATTCTCGTTTAAACCACTCCAGCACCTGCGTGCTATCCGAAAAATCGAGTCCACTGGCAACAGCCCAGTTTTCATCGGCCTTAAAACTTGCATAAAATCCCAGTTCGCCATCGCCTTTCTGTCCCATTAATATGTTCTGTTTGTTTCCGAATGCCATGATTTTACCGCCTTTGATCAGGGCGTTGATCTGGGGTGCATTCTCTTTGGCGACATGGCCTTCGAGCATAATCACCCCTGAATACATGGGTTTAATGGCAGTCAGATAAGAACGAATTCTGGAATTCGCGCCATCGGCAGCGACAACGAGATCCGCGTAGGCAGAGGTACCATTTTTGAAATGCAGCAACCAGCCGTCGCCATGTGGTTCCATGGACAGAAAATGACTATCCCATACCACTGTATCGGGCCGTAGCGATTCCAGCAGCATGTTTCGCAGAGGGCCACGGTCGATCTCGGGCCGAAAGTGCTCGTGTCCAAAATTTTCTGCCGGTTTGGTGTCATGATCACTGTACAGCAGCTCTGCTTGCGGATTGAGGATGAGCGTCCGGTCTGCTCCGGGGCGGTAAGTCGTCCGGAACACCTGCAGGAGCCCGGCAGCCCGCAAAGCTGCGAGCCCCGAATGCTCATGCATATCGAGGGGTGAGCCCTGGACCCGTGCATGTCGGTTGATATCTCTTTCGTACACGTTGACCTCGGCATCCTGCAGCTGCAGAAGCCTCGCGAGGGTAAGGCCGGCGGGACCACCGCCGACAATAGCAATTGATTTGTTGTCTATCAGCATGTTATTTTACATTTACCCTGCAAAATTATGCTCCTTTGAGAACCGATAATAGTACAAATCGGTCGTTTCGGTTTTTGGACAGTTCCTTTGGCGGCACGCCGCAGTATTTTTTGACTTCCTTGATGAAATGGTTCTGATCGGTGTAATTCAGTTCAGGAAACAGTTTTCCCTGAGCGATATGCGCCAGCGATGCTCTGAAGCGCAAAATCGTTGTGTAGGTCTTTAAAGATAATCCCAGCTGTTTGGTAAAATAACGGTTGATCTGCCGGCTGCTCCAGCCCACGGCATCGGAGAGCTGCTGCACGCTCATTTCTCCTTTGGAAGAATAGATCAGCTCAAATAGCCGGCGCTTCCGATCGTCCACGTCGGCAGGAATCAGGGCGCTGATCTTTTGGGTCGCCTTTGCGCAGCATCGTTCAAAATCCGCGATATCCCCGGGCTCAAAACCCCAGAATCCGGGCGGCAGCTCACATGCGCTGTTCAGAAATTCTGCCAGCGGCGTCTGCAGGATATATTCTACAGCAAGCGGTTTAAAACTGATGACAAAGACGGTCATCCCCGGCGGGATATACCGCTGTTCGGGGTAGGTTTCCAGTCCGATAAGGGTTACTTCAAATGGTGCTGCCGGAGAAACTGAAAAAAACAGATCTACGCGGCCGTCGGGGACGACCACCACTTCCTTGGGCTGGTCACCGTCATTACGAAAGGTGCCCAGATTTTCCACAAAATCAGCAATGCTGCTGTCCGGCTCAATAAAGCGGTAAGAGAATTCGGTAGTCATGATCAAGACCAGATTTTCGGACGCATCCTATTTGCGTGGTAAAAGATACAGCCAGACAACACAGGCAATAAAGAGTATAAGCGAGGCCACAAAAGTACTGTAAGCTACCTCTGGATGACCTTCGAGCGCATTGTTGAGCGCCGTATACAGCAGCCAGATCTGTATGAGCAGATTGATCAGCAATACGGCGATCAGCGTGGACATGATCATGTTTTTCTTTTGGGGGTGGGACTGTTCCTGTCCTCGTCTAAATGTACTCATACGGTTTGATCATTAAGTTTTCTGCACGTAAATATCGTCACCTTCAATGGAAACATCAAGTCTATTGAGCGGTCTGGGCGGTGGTCCCTGGAGCACCTCGCCGGTCTTGACATCAAACCAGCCATTGTGGCACGGGCATTCTATTTTCATCGTGCCGGGGCGATAATACACCGCACAGGAAAGGTGGGTGCATTTTTGTTCGTACGAATAAAAGTTACCATCTTCGGTGTGGACCAGTATATAGGGGACCGCGCTGTTTTCGAGCACAAAAGATTTTGTGCCGCCCACGGGAATATCGCTGGTGCTGCAGATCCGCTGTCGTTTCGAAGCCCTTTCCTTTTTGGTGAAGAAGGCCTTTGCTGCGATGGCAGCGTTTCCCAGCACCATCCCGCCCGATACCACTGTTAAGATCCGGGCAAAGTCCCGCCGGCTGACCTCGTTTGATTCTGGCCGGCTGATCGGGAAATCTCTCTTCCAATGTTTATCTTCATTGCTCATAGCAAAAGGGATTAAAATCACATAAACCACTGATTATAGGACACGCAGTTCTGTGCTGCCTTTGGGCATCATCAGGTTGACTTTTGTGTTGACCTTTTCCTCTCCAAAGAGAAAGGTATTAATGGGGGTTGAATTGGGACGCTTGGCCTGTATCTCCTCACGCGTACCATAGAAGAGGGCACCACTGGGACATACGGTGGCACACATGGGCTTCTTGCCCACACTGGTCCGGTCATAACACATATTGCATTTCATCATCAGGTCGTAGGATTCCATCTTTTTGGGCACACCAAAAGGGCAGGCCATCACGCAGTTTGAACAGCCGATGCAGCGCGATGTGTTGGCAGTATGCACCACGCCAAACTCGTCTTTGCTAATCGCATCAGCAGGGCAGACATTGGCACAGACGGGGTCTTCGCAATGCATGCAAACCTGCACGGTTGTCTGAATGGTGGTACTGCGGTCCACATAATTGACATGGATCATGGACTCCTGTCCGTTGGTTTCGCATTCGGCACATGCCGCCTCACAGGCTTTACAGCCGATACAGCGCTGCATGTCGACAAAAAATTCTTCCTGTAACTTATAATACTCTGCCATAGTCTTTCCGTTTATAGTGATTTAGATACTTTGATAATCCCGTGCGTCATTGCCAATATATGACTGCGTTCCCAGAGGTTCCAGGCGGCAGGCGCTGACCTTAAACTCAGGGATTTTGGAAATAGGATCCAAAAAACCGCTGGTCAGCTGATTGGCTGACTTTTTCCCCGGCCAGTGATAGGGGATAAACACTGTATCCTCACGGATGGTCTCCACAATATTGGCCGGAAAAATAGCATCCCCGCGTTTGGTGACTACACGTACGTCTTCATGCTGACTGATCCCCATTGTGTGGGCCAGCACGGGATGTATCTCCAGAAAGGGCTGCGCAAACTGTTTGACCAGCTTGCCGATGCGTCGCGTCTGTGTACCACTGAGATATTGTGAAACCACGCGGCCTGTGGTCAGTATGACCGGAAATTCGGCGTCCGTCGGATCCATGCTGGGATGGTATTGCACCGGATTGAAGTGCGCCCTTCCATCAGGTGTCTTGAATTTGCGGTCCTCCCAGAGCCGTGGTGTGCCGGGATGATCCAGGTCTGGACAGGGCCAGAAGACCCCCATGTTCCGTTCTATTTTCTCGTAGGTGATGCCGTAATAGTCGGCTGTACCGCCTTTAGAAGCTATACGGAGCTCGTTAAAGATCGCTTCGCTG from the Sphingobacterium thalpophilum genome contains:
- a CDS encoding GNAT family N-acetyltransferase gives rise to the protein MNNASFRLALRPTTVEDLETLFTFQLDKESNYLAAFTSADPADKAAYLAKYSRLLNEPSVNNQTILIDGTIAGSIAKFVMEGDHEITYWIDRRFWGRGIATQALRTLLALEKVRPIFGRVAFDNRASQKVLEHCGFVKIGNDKGYANARQSEIEEYIYRLDT
- a CDS encoding DUF4142 domain-containing protein yields the protein MKRTFLTLTIALSLFAMQSCGGGASKDSKDTADSINESKAPDQIADNPVAGTPVAVNESDAKFVTEAANGGMAEVELGELAQQKAQHADVKAFGEMMVKDHSKANDELKTLAQSKNITLPAAVSSEQQKVKDDLSKKSGADFDKAYIDEMIKDHEKDIKLFEDASKNLADAELKAFVDKTLPTLRSHLDHCKSVKEKMK
- a CDS encoding FAD-dependent oxidoreductase, whose protein sequence is MLIDNKSIAIVGGGPAGLTLARLLQLQDAEVNVYERDINRHARVQGSPLDMHEHSGLAALRAAGLLQVFRTTYRPGADRTLILNPQAELLYSDHDTKPAENFGHEHFRPEIDRGPLRNMLLESLRPDTVVWDSHFLSMEPHGDGWLLHFKNGTSAYADLVVAADGANSRIRSYLTAIKPMYSGVIMLEGHVAKENAPQINALIKGGKIMAFGNKQNILMGQKGDGELGFYASFKADENWAVASGLDFSDSTQVLEWFKREYVGWNPLWQELFAHADVPFIPRPIYYMPLDQHWETSPSLTLIGDAAHVMPPFAGEGANMAMLDALELSEHLSDPRYATLKDAIAAYEDRMRRRAAAATQESLDNGERMHSSTALETMLGFFGGHAEQI
- a CDS encoding helix-turn-helix domain-containing protein, yielding MTTEFSYRFIEPDSSIADFVENLGTFRNDGDQPKEVVVVPDGRVDLFFSVSPAAPFEVTLIGLETYPEQRYIPPGMTVFVISFKPLAVEYILQTPLAEFLNSACELPPGFWGFEPGDIADFERCCAKATQKISALIPADVDDRKRRLFELIYSSKGEMSVQQLSDAVGWSSRQINRYFTKQLGLSLKTYTTILRFRASLAHIAQGKLFPELNYTDQNHFIKEVKKYCGVPPKELSKNRNDRFVLLSVLKGA
- a CDS encoding DUF6755 family protein gives rise to the protein MSTFRRGQEQSHPQKKNMIMSTLIAVLLINLLIQIWLLYTALNNALEGHPEVAYSTFVASLILFIACVVWLYLLPRK
- a CDS encoding Rieske (2Fe-2S) protein; its protein translation is MSNEDKHWKRDFPISRPESNEVSRRDFARILTVVSGGMVLGNAAIAAKAFFTKKERASKRQRICSTSDIPVGGTKSFVLENSAVPYILVHTEDGNFYSYEQKCTHLSCAVYYRPGTMKIECPCHNGWFDVKTGEVLQGPPPRPLNRLDVSIEGDDIYVQKT
- a CDS encoding 4Fe-4S dicluster domain-containing protein; this translates as MAEYYKLQEEFFVDMQRCIGCKACEAACAECETNGQESMIHVNYVDRSTTIQTTVQVCMHCEDPVCANVCPADAISKDEFGVVHTANTSRCIGCSNCVMACPFGVPKKMESYDLMMKCNMCYDRTSVGKKPMCATVCPSGALFYGTREEIQAKRPNSTPINTFLFGEEKVNTKVNLMMPKGSTELRVL